The genomic stretch CTGTTTTGGACCGTCCGCGTCAATTCGGCTTTTAATTCTTCTGAAAACATAGCCCCACATTCTCTCAACACCTGAAACCCGACAACCGATGACTTACGTCCATGTTTGGGGCATTTGAATTTCGGTCATTCGATATTCTTCCGGATTTCGAATTTGGTGCTTGGAATTTTATTCCGCCTATTCCTGGCACAGCCAAATATTTCCGGCCCGGCCCAAGCTACCAGAATTTCATACCCAAGTTGCGCGTTCCAAATTTTAAGAATGCTCAACTTGGGTCATCAAAAGGGGCTTACCGATCGATATCCGGCAGCGTGTAATCGACCGAACTGATATTGGCGATAAAGTCGGAAATCGGCAGCCCCCGGGATATCAGCGGCAGTATCTGGACATTGGTGAAGCTGGGGCCCCTCACATGCAGCCGGTAGGGGCAGCCCTTGCCGTCGCTGACCAGGTAATAGCCTTGTTCTCCCCGGGGAATCTCGCATGCCGCATACGCCTGCCCCGGCGGGATTTTGGGTCCGCGTGTCACGTTGACGAAGTGGTGAATCAGGCTTTCGATATCATTCAGCATATGTTTGCGCACCGGAACGGCATACCGGTAGTCATCGGTTACATAAGCGCCGCCGGGCATGTTGTCGGCCGCCTGCCGAATGATCTTGGCGCTCTCGTAGCATTCCTGAATACGCATGCAGAAACGGGCATAGCAGTCTCCCGCGGTATCTGTGGGCACCTCGAAATCGAAGCGCTCATACCCTGAATAGGGCATTCTTTTGCGCAGGTCCCACGCAAAGCCGCTTGCCCTCAGATTAGGCCCGCTGACACCCCAGTCTATGGCTTCATCCAGGGGCAGCCTGCCGATTCCCCTGGTGCGCGCCTTGACGATCGGATTGTTGACGGTCAGATTTTCGTAATCGCGGATCCGCCCGGGAAAAATTTTTAGAAAGGCATCGATGGCCTCCTTCCATCCGTCGGGAAGATCTGCTGCCACGCCGCCGATGCGAAACCATGCCGGGTGCAGCCGTCCGCCGGTTATCGACTCCACGATATCCAGGATCAACTCCCTTTCACGAAAGGTATAAAACGTAGGTGTCATTGCGCCGAGGGCGTGGGCAAAAATACCGATATAGGCAAGATGGTTGCTCAAACGGAAAAGCTCACTCAACATGACGCGAATGAATTGTGCCCGTTCCGGCACCGTTATGCCGGCCAATTTCTCCACTGCGAGCAGATAGGGCAGATTGTTGGCTGCGCCGGCCGTGTAGTCCACGCGGTCGGTGTAGGGGATGAACTGGTGCCAGGACTGGCGCTCGCCGATCTTCTCGACAGACCGGTGGTGATACCCCACGTCCATGTCGAGGTCGACAATGCGCTCCCCCTTCAAACGGGCGATAAACCGCATCAACCCGTGGGTCGCGGTGTGGTGCGGGCCGATATTGAGCAGTATTTCCTCCGCAACGTCCACCCCGGGGTGATAGGTTTCGGCACCCAGCGGGTCATGTGTTTCAGCAGCCGCCAAATCATAGGGTGCGATCTCCGTGGCACGCCCCGGATAGGATTTCCTCAAGGGATGCCCTTCCCAGTCATGCGGCATGATAAGCCGCTTGAGGTTCGGGTGTCCCGTAAAATTGATGCCGAACATGTCGTAGATCTCACGTTCGTACCAGTTCGCCGACGGCCAGATATCGCTGATGCTCGAGGTTTCGGGCCGTTTGCCCGACAGCGGTACCTCTAAGCGCAGACGCATGGGGGGATCGAATGCCAGGAGGTGGTGCACAAGGGTAAAGTCAGGATATCGATCCCGGTCGCCGCGTGCGGATTCATCGATGGCTGTGTAGTCTTCGAGTCTTGCGAAGCGTGGCTTGGCCTCATGCTTTAAATATCGTAAAATCGCGTTGAGATCTTTTGCGGCCACCGCAAAGGTCGGCATGTCGACTGACGGCTCGCCGGTTCGTAAAGATTCGCCGAAACGGGCGTACAGCGCATCGGCAAGTTCTTTTTCTTCGGGTGACGGTTTGAACGGTGGCGCCGGCGGCGTCCACATGAGATCGGTGCGGCTGCCCGAAAAATCAGGGGGGGTCGTCGAGGTCCCCCGCACGGGGATCTCCTCCATGCCCGGGCCTCTGGGGTCGCGCGATTTGCTTTTGCCGTCCACTAAAACCGGGGCGGTGGTTCCCTGGGTTCCATATCCGGAATGAAATACCGAACGTGCCGGGCTCTCACCCCTGATTTTTTTCTGCAGAACATCGAGCCCCATGAGGATGGCTTCAGGGCGCGGCGGACAGCCGGGAATGTAAACGTCCACCGGCAGAATCTGGTTGACCCCCTGAACGACGCTGTAGGCGTCATACATGCCGCCGGTGTTTGAGCACGATCCCATTGACATCACCCATTTCGGTTCCGCCATCTGCTTGTAGAGGCGCAGCACGACCGGAGCGATTTTTTTGAATACGGTCCCGGCTATAATGAGGAGGTCTCCCTGGCGGGGAGAGGGACGAATGACTTCAGATCCGAATCGTGCGATATCGTATCGCGACGTCAGCACGGCCGCCATTTCCATAAAACAGCATGACAGGCCGAAATAAAGGGGCCACAAGCTGTTGGCATGCGCCCAGTTGATAACGGGGTCCAGCAGGTGCCGGGGCGGTGTCAGACTTTTTGGTCTCTCGAGCCCCAATTCAGCCCTCCTTTACGCCAGATATAGATGAGGCCCAGCAGCAGGATGAGGATGAAGAGCGTCATCCGGATCCACCCTATCCATCCCAACTCCCGGCATGCAACCGCCCAGGAGAATATGAAGCTTCCCTCGACATCGAAGATGAGAAAA from Deltaproteobacteria bacterium encodes the following:
- a CDS encoding NADH-quinone oxidoreductase subunit B/C/D — translated: MGLERPKSLTPPRHLLDPVINWAHANSLWPLYFGLSCCFMEMAAVLTSRYDIARFGSEVIRPSPRQGDLLIIAGTVFKKIAPVVLRLYKQMAEPKWVMSMGSCSNTGGMYDAYSVVQGVNQILPVDVYIPGCPPRPEAILMGLDVLQKKIRGESPARSVFHSGYGTQGTTAPVLVDGKSKSRDPRGPGMEEIPVRGTSTTPPDFSGSRTDLMWTPPAPPFKPSPEEKELADALYARFGESLRTGEPSVDMPTFAVAAKDLNAILRYLKHEAKPRFARLEDYTAIDESARGDRDRYPDFTLVHHLLAFDPPMRLRLEVPLSGKRPETSSISDIWPSANWYEREIYDMFGINFTGHPNLKRLIMPHDWEGHPLRKSYPGRATEIAPYDLAAAETHDPLGAETYHPGVDVAEEILLNIGPHHTATHGLMRFIARLKGERIVDLDMDVGYHHRSVEKIGERQSWHQFIPYTDRVDYTAGAANNLPYLLAVEKLAGITVPERAQFIRVMLSELFRLSNHLAYIGIFAHALGAMTPTFYTFRERELILDIVESITGGRLHPAWFRIGGVAADLPDGWKEAIDAFLKIFPGRIRDYENLTVNNPIVKARTRGIGRLPLDEAIDWGVSGPNLRASGFAWDLRKRMPYSGYERFDFEVPTDTAGDCYARFCMRIQECYESAKIIRQAADNMPGGAYVTDDYRYAVPVRKHMLNDIESLIHHFVNVTRGPKIPPGQAYAACEIPRGEQGYYLVSDGKGCPYRLHVRGPSFTNVQILPLISRGLPISDFIANISSVDYTLPDIDR